Sequence from the Saccopteryx bilineata isolate mSacBil1 chromosome 6, mSacBil1_pri_phased_curated, whole genome shotgun sequence genome:
GCTCTGGTACCCCGCCCCCGAGCCCGCCCTCAGCCTTCCCCAGGCCGCCCCTGCGTGGGAACATGGGAACATGGGAACGTCCTGCCCTAGAGGGGCGTGGGAGCGCCCCGCTCACCTCCCTGAGGGctccgagccacagcctggaGACAGAGGCCGCACAGTGGCTCCCCACCCACGGGGGCCCTGCCTCTGGAGACCCCCAGCTGACTGCGTCCTGGCTGGCCCAGCGTCCGGTTGGGTGGTTCCAGGAACTGGACCTTCACCCCTCCACACCTCGACTCACTGCTGCCCCTCCCACCTGGAATGCTCTCTTCGGGCCTTTGCAGACCCTAGTCTAGCACCAGTTTTTCCACCCAGACCCATGCCTCCAGCTCCAGGAAGCCCACAAGCATCTAGAATCTGGAAGCTACCTCACGCCCACGGCCCCACACCCAATGAGAGAGAGGCGAAGAAAGCCTCCCTCTGGGGTTCACATCATAGCTGTGTGGCCTTAAATGGACCGAACTctctgaatttgttttcttttctataaaaaagGATTTAGTGTTCTATAAAAAGGATTTTATAGTTCCTACCTCACATGGCTGTTATAAAGTCGATAGAGAAGCATCAAGCACTTTTATTCAAGAATTATTTATCAAGACTTGTCACAGCCGGCATTTATTGAggatctatggcaggggtccccaaactttttacacggggccagttcactgtccctcagaccgttggagggccaccatatacagtgctcctctcactgaccaccaatgaaagaggtgccccttcaggaagtgcggcgggggccggataaatggcctcagggggctgcatacaGCCCGCAGCCCGTAGTTTAGGGACGCCTGATCTAAGGTATAACAAGTTAAAATATAGagccaaacaaaaccaaacacaaTTTCTGCTCTTACAGGGCTTATGATCCAGTtccaagcaaagaaaaaaagcttgTGCAAAGGTACAGGGGCAGAAAAACACAGGTGCattcaaaagacaaagaaaagcagtCTTTGCCAGCATGAAAGAGGCAAAGGGGAGAGCTAGGGTGGCAAAGCCTCATAGGACATGGTGTGAAgcttggcttttattttatttatttatttacttgtaatttttatttgttgattttagcaagagagggagagaaagagagagagagacaggaacatcaatctgctcctgtatgtgccctgaccagggatcgaaccggcaacttctgtgcttctggatgatgctctaaccaactgagctacccatccagggctcttaggttttattttaaagaagaaaggccaatgccctggccagttattgctcggttggttagagcctctTCTGGAGGCACAGAAGTGAccagttcaatctccagtcagggcacatgcaggaacagattgatgtgcATGCGCATGCATGTGCACACGCGTGTGTtctcttgttaaaatcaataaataaaaaacttcttaAGAAAAGgaaggtcggccctggccggttggctcagcggtagagcgtcggcctggcgtgcgggggacccggattcaattcccggccagggcacacaggagaagcgcccatttgcttctccaccccccctccttcctctctgtctctctcttcccctcccgcagacaaggctccattggagcaaagatggcccgggcgctggggatggctccttggcctctgtcccaggcgctagagtggctctggtctcggcagagcgacgccccggaggggcagagcatcgccccctggtgggcttgccgggtagatcccggtcgggcgcatgcgggagtctgtctgactgtctctctccatttccagcttcagaaaaatacaaaaaatacaaaaaaaaaaaaaaaaaaaaggaaggtcacCACATGTAAGTAGATGAGTGATTTAGTTGAATGGAATGGAGTGTGAGTTTAATAAAAGCAGCCTGGGCTGGTTAGAATCCTGATGGTGGACTGATATGAGTTGGAAAGCTGATATGATGGTGGAAAGCTGTGAGTTGCTGCTGTGAGCTGGGGCCAGAGATTTCTAGGTCTCCCAGCTCTGGGTCCATGAAGTGTACACAGCACCCACCCAGGCATCCAGGTTCCTATAGACCAGTGAGGCCATAGAGACCCACTCCAGCCAGGGTCTGAGGTAGGGGCTTAGTCCCCAGAGGGCAGATGAGCCTGGAAGAGCAGGCACTCGGGGGAAGGTAATAGAAGAACCCTAGAGTGGGCAGGCCGGATGCCTCTTCCATTCTGGACTTAAGCAGCCACAGAGACAAAAGTCACGAGAAGGCAGTGTGGGAGTACCCTGAATCTCCAAAAGGCCCCGAGCTCCAGGACTAGTGAAGGTCCCTCCTGGGagctactcctcccccttctgcaTGCCTAAGAGAAGTCCAGATCTGAGAGACCCCCCAAGAGGACCGACCACCTTACCTCAGGGATGCTTATCAGGGGACAAGGGAAGACCCTCCTTCAGGCAAACTGGGAAGAGCATGCCTTAAGCCTGTCAGAGTTTTCAAAGAGCAGGCAGGTGCTGGCTGCACGGAGCGAGTGACTGATGTATAGTTTCTAGTGCTGCTGAGCTGGTGGCCCAATAGTGCCGCttatgggcctcagtttccccatccctCAGAGGGCCTCCCAAGGGAAGGCATTTAAGGATGGAAACCGTCTGTTACGcctgccctctcccacccccacctctgtggGAACTCCAAGCCCTCTAGGCTGCAGATGTCGGATGATGCTGTGATAAGGAACATCTGTCCGAGAAGCTGGCCCCCAGGGCTGAGTGGATGGGTGGAGGCAGGCCCTGGTGGCTCAAGGTTGATGATATAGAGCAGAAAAATCGCCTGAGGGTGGGCTGGGGGGAAAGTAATGTGGAGCAGCGACTGGAGGTCCTGAACTTGGGATAGTCAGACTGTCCCATAAGGCCCGTGTCTCAGGGGTTCTGGGGCCAGAAATAAGAAAGCCTTTCCCGGGAACGTTGGTGGGCATAGGAGGGAAAGGGGCTTGGATGGGGCATTACATACAGGCCACTCACCCCTATGGCTCAGGCCGCCATGAATGTGAATGCAGGCTGACACGGAGGAAAAGACAGAGGCAGGAGGAAAGAGGAAATCTGTCCCTTTCCTGCAGGACTTGCCGCTGCGACCCTCCAGCTGTCACTTGATGAGAGCCAGGGAGCCCCCGAGATTCTGCCCAGACATAAAGATCTCAGTCAGGGCCCCAGCATCCTGCCTGTCCCACTCCCCCAAACCCCACTCGTGCTTCACGCAGGACTACCTCAGGCCCCGCAGCCCAGAGAGGATACTGAGTAAGAAAGAcctagccctggtcagttggctcagcggtagagcgtcggcctagcgtgcggaggacccgggttcgattcccggccagggcacacaggagaagcgcccatttgcttctccacccctccgccgcgccttcctctctgtctctctcttcccctcctgcagccaaggctccattggagcaaagatggcccgggcgctggggatggctctgtggcctctgcctcaggcgctagagtggctctggtcgcaacatggcgatgcccaggatgggcagagcatcgccccctggtgggcagagcgtcgccccatggtgggcgtgccgggtggatcccggtcgggcgcatgcgggagtctgtctgattgtctctccctgtttccagcttcagaaaaatgcaacaacaaaaaaaaaaaaaaaaaaaaaaaagaaagacctagACATCATGCTGGACCTGAAGGCGGAAGTAGGAAGAGATGATGGGCAAAGGCGTCGTGGACCTTGCTTCCAGCCTCTCTGGAGCCCCGGGAGCAGGTTGAATTTGGGGAGGTCTGTACTGGAGGAGCGGGACCAATAAGTGCAGGGGGCGGGGTCAGAGGTGGAGGGTTGTCAACCTGGGATAGAGGGGCGGGGAAAGGTAGGAGTAGGCGAGGCCTACCCTTGGGGCGGAGACTGCAGTGTAAAGGCGGGGCCAGGGTGAAATAGGGAAAGAAGGCTCTAAAGGGGTGGGACCAGCTGAGAGGAGGGCGGGGCCTGTGAACAGAGAAGGCGTGGTCAGAATCTAACAGGTGGCCTATCCGGCTCACAAGCAGGAATTCAGGCTGACGCTCGAATTTGGTGGGCTGCACTGTGACTCCGGAGCCCTGAAGTTAGCTGGATGACAGGCAGGGTGCCCAGGCGGCAGCGCAGGCTTGGAGGACAGAAAATGGCACAGACTAGGATTGTATTTATGTAAAAGGTAAAACCAGATAAAAGTAAGCAATAATGTACTAAACGATGCATATTGATACatacccaggaaaaaaaaataaaagaacaagttatTGACAGAAAGTTGAATAGTGGGGGACGTCATACAATGCCATCCAGAGAGGTTCAGGGGTTTCAAAAGAACTAATATTCTATTCCTTAAGCCAGGTGGCTGGTaattaaatgttcattttattattaccTTTAAACTATGCATTAATAATGTCTACACTTTGGTATATATAACACATTTCACAAGTTGAAAGAAATACTCAACGGTTTGCCCAAGGTCTCCTCCTTTTGTGGGTAGGGAATGAATTCTCGGAGGGAGCTGTCACACCACAAGGTAGAAGGAGGAGAGTGACAGAGTAGGGGAAAGAGTAGCCAAGGCCCTGGTCAAGGTAAAGCTGAGGGTGGAGATTCGAATTCGTCGCCTGCTGTGTACACGTACCCACCCATTCCCGTACAAGACAGTCCAGCACGCTTGTAGCTCTGGATGAAGTTCCCAAATATTCCGCTAGAGGCCGCCAAGGCACCAGCTTTTGCCGCCCTCAGGAACAGGCCTCATTTCTCGCCTGCGCCAGCgcacttcctgctcttcccagaaGGGGACGCACTGGACGGAGAAAGGCGAAAGCGGGCATTGCGCCCACGTTTCTTGCTGCGCTAGTGAGCTCAGCAACGCACTGATTCACCCAGCTCTCCCTGTTGCTCAAAGATCGGGATTTTCAGCGGAGGAAAGAACAGCAGCCGTAGACGTGACTCTGCTGCGCCTCTTGCAGCTTCGCCTTCAAGCGTAGGTCCTGCTGCGCTCCCTCTGTGTATAAAGTGAAGAATCGAGGTATTTGGAGCCTAGATTTTTGCAATCTAGGGATAGCATTttgcagattttatttatttatttatttttactttataacattttgCAGATTTTAGATGAACACACCAAAAGACCGTAAACACATTGTTCGGGCTCTTCCCAGATGATAGGACTTGAAGTTTAAGGCTTCAGTAATTTCAGGATCAATCTGTTTCTGAtcgtttatatatacatatttattcacTGACTTCTGCTACCATGTAAGTTCCAGGAGGCCAAGATTTTAATCTAAATCAATAGCTCTTGCAGCCTTGTCAGTCCCTAACACATCGAGAAAACTTGATAACTAGTTTTTGAGTAAAACAGTTGGGGCTGGTTACAGTTTTCCAGGTACACATGAAAATGGCCTGGCCTAAGGCTTGAGGAGTGGGTGACATCAGAATGTCACTGCAACCTAAAAACAGTCAGTGTAACAGCCATTTTAAATCTGAGAATGCTGAGGGCCAGGGTCCTGCAGCAAGTGACTAATCAGAAGTGACACAGGGCCTAGAACCCAAATTTGCCATCCCGTGCACCCTCTTGGCCCCGGCTACCACTCTCCCTCTCACCCCCTTGCAGTAGGCCCTGATGCAACCCTGTATCCGCCCTGGGTGCCCCCCTTGCAAGCAGCACTGAAAAAAAGATTTTGCAAGAGCTGGGGCAGGAAGCTTCGGGCAGGGCGGTCCTGGGAAGATAAGAGCGCTCCCACCCCCAGCGCACCTCCAAGCTTTCTggtttcctctcttcccttcccttccctttcccggAAAGAGgcgcccaggccctggccgggtggtgaCTCactgcctttccctctggcagccacGCTGGGATCCCAGGCCTGCCCGGCACTGCAAAGCTTGCAGTGTGTGACGTTGGGCAGCAGAAAGCCCTCTCCAGCCAGCAGTTTCTGGAGCTCCATACGGGCAGCCGGCCTAGAGCCAGGTTCAACGCTGAGTCTTAGTTTCAGGAGGCAAAATGTGGTGGGGCGCCCGGAGTACACCCTTATTAAGCCAACTTTCCGAGGTCTAGGGTGACTCAGATTGGCAGGTGTAAGGTCGGGGTTTGTGTGTGAAGCACCCTTGATCCCTGTGGAAGGTGCAATGTGCACCCAGAGGTCAGGGCCTGCAGTTCCCTCAGCCTCCAGGGCAGAAGCAGATATTTGCACAGTTTAGTTGGTCTCACCTGGTTCAAGACCTgtgcccagctgtgtgacctgtcACCTCAGAAGCAGGTCACAGGAGCTGACCCAGGACCTCTTAGAGATTGAGAGCCTGGGCAATTTCTATCTTTTAAGACTcaagtgaatttatttatttatttaaaattctttacaattgactttgagagagagagagagggagggagagtgaaagagagaaacagttttttctcttagtttagctgtgcattcattggttgcttcatgCATGCGTCCTGATCTGGgatcaaaccacaaccttggtgatGGGGATGACACTTGAACCAGCCGAGCTACCCTGCCAGGTCCCAGTGCTGgacttcttctttttaagattttatctattgcCCTGACcggataactcggttggttagcatcgtcccaaagcacagaggttgccagttcaattcccctgtcagggcacatacaggaacagatctatgttcctccccccaccccagaaagGAAATGAGATTGCAGTTGCTTCACTTGAATTGTTTACTGAGTACTTCTcgaatatgccttgaccagacaagcccagggtttcgaacctgtgaccttggtgttccaggctgaggttctatccaccgcaccaccacgggtcaggcagtgCTGAGCTTCGTATATGCATCAGTTCAGTTGATCCTGGAGGCTGAGGTCCTAGAGCTCATTTTCCAGGTGAAAAAAGGCAGCTCCAACAGGTGAAGCGAGCATTTGTGCTGATTCAGAAGCTGTGGCCTACCAGCCTCGCTACTAAAATGTTAGCTTattattgctgctgctgctgcagttgTGAATAACATGAgcctatgaggccctggctggttgctagTTGGGTTAGAGCGTTGTTGTCGTCCCCATATGGTTATGGCTTGATCCCTGTCTGGGCACACGggggaagcgaccaatgaatgcacaactaagtggaacgacaaatgagtgcttctctctctctaaaatcaattaataaaaaaataaaataagcagatGAGAGCACTGCCCCCATACAGCTGTAAGGAGgactaaatcattttttaaaaagagtttaagaTAGTGCCTGGTACCTGATATGTGCTCTGGAAGTGcttgttaaatgaaaaaattcGTGAGGTCTTGGGTCCACAGTCctggagaggcagggtccaaTGTTCAAGAAACGTTGTTCTGGCTTTTCTTTGAGAGCCACCTCCCTCTCCTGGCCCTGTCCCAGGAGGGGTTGAGGAGTTAATGATTTCCCAAGCAGGGGCTGAAAGGAGCAGGGTTTTGCGTGctacacgcgcgcgcacacacacacactctgcacacacacacaccccctggcggcctctgtccccctccttccctccccttgcgAGGCCGGGAGCCTCTTATGCAAGCCGCCGGCGCCCGCCCGTTCCCAGGCCCGGCTGCAGCTGCGGGCGGAGGGGCAGGGCGGGGGCGGCGCGCTGTTTGTCTAGCGCGGCCGTGCCAAAGGCGGCGGGCCCCAGACAGCCAGGCGCCTCCGTACACCTGGGGATGCTCAGGTTAAATAGCTCCGCATTCCTCGGGCCCAGCTGATGGAAACGCTCCCAGGCCGCCGCCGAGCCGGCCTCCAGATGGGCTGGGAGCGGGCCAAAGGGGAAAAGAGGGAAACGTGGAAGCCAGAGTGTGCCTGaacggtgtgtgtgtggggggagggctggCCCCCGGCGCAGCAGCGTCCTCCCCTGGAAAAAGGCCCTGCCTTGTAAGAGTGCGCGCAGGGGACACGCCCCCGCCCCCGTGGGTGGGCTTGCAGGCGGGGGCCACACGCGGGAGGGAGTGGGTGCACACGTGTGCCTCTGAGGACACTCCAAGGACACACAGGCGacaattaataataatttgtaaCTAGCAAACAGTACGGGCTAAGTGCTCTACATAATTTTTCACTACAATTCTGTGAAGTTCCTGCTATAAAACAGAGGCGGGGGCGGGGAGCGGCAAAGGACTTAATTTACCTCCACAAGTCTTGTGTTctttgataaaattcaaaatgtgcTTGGAGAAGGGTTGGAACcaagctttaaaatttttgctattgattgagagaaacattgatttgttgttccacttatttatgtgttcatggattgattctggtatgtgccctgagggagggggcagggatggaacctgcaaccttggcttatctgGAAACGCTCTCACCAACTAAGGTACCCTGCCAAggtacctttttaaatttttaaattatagttgatacACAATATTACTTTCAGGTGATTAGACAAGGGGCGGTACCTGCCTTCATGTTCTTAATGTTAGCGCTCAATAGAcaatctttattttgttcttaatcCCCTCTGAACCTCTATTTCTGTTGTAAACCTGGGATCCTGGGATCGGAATCCTGCTTTTAGCCCCCAATGAAATTCTCTACGTAAAGGGTTGAGCATACAGGCAGGCTTATGGTGCtctgcattttattatatttttattgattgataaaATATAATGACAGTCTACACCTTCTGCAGGACAGCGCTTTGCCCTTTCATGGACTCAGTTTCTCCCTGTGCAATACATGGGAGCTGACCTGGTAGGGTACATGGGGTTGATGTCCCCAGGGCCTAACAATTGCCAGGGAAGTTGGTACTTGAAATTTTCAGGGAGACTTTCCCTGAAGCCAGCAGTACCCACATCCCTCAACCCCCGACCAGCAGACACCCAGAATGCCAGCCAGTCTATAGAACAATGACAAACTTAAGAACCCAGTGTGGTTCTGCAGCCTGCAGACAAACAAGCCATCCATCACGCCAGACCCATGCAGAGATGCCTACGATCCATTTAGGCAGAACACACAAGTTCAAACAGCTGGATGTTGCACACTTATCTGCAGAACACATGTGCTCACATTTGCCCTTCTGCATACACCCCCAGGCCTGCACACCAACAGAGGACCCAGCCCCAAGGGGAACTACCAGTTCACTCCTGTCCCACACACAGGCCCAGACACTCATATGCTCTCTCCCCCACGAGTACAGACTCACACACGTGTCCAGGCAGATAGGCCCTTGCCAATGACATCTTTTTCctgctcaggagctgaggattgaCTCACCCACTCCTCAAAGCCCACACAGGAGccctgggggagagaggaggttcCTACAAACTGCTGGCAGGGCCAGGCCAGGGTGAGGGGGCCGAGTCCGGACCCAGAGCAGGTGGCCCTGCAGCTGTGCCCAGGCTGGCCCTGCCAACTTGCTCACCCACTTGGACAAGCCTGGAGCCCCAGGGTAGCCTGCTGGGACCCATGGTTAGGCAGCCCATTGGGGGAGGCACCTCCTACTGGGGAATGGGGCAATGGAGTCCTGCCTCAGACAAGCTGAGGCTCTGGGTAAGTCCCTTTCCTCTGGATCTCACTTCCTCCATCTTGACAAAGATGCAGATGGGTCCAATGACCTGTTTCTCCAACTTAAACGGCTTGTTGAATCTGCCTCAACTCAGAGGGGGTCTTGGCAGGTTGATCTGCATATTAACAACCTCCCCAGGTGACCGCAGTGGCTCAATGACCACTTTGAGAAACCCCTGGAGGATTTACTTTATGACACTAGGGAACAGGAAAATGGCCAGGGATGGGGGAAAGAATACTTTAAAGACACCAGAAACACTCTGATCAGGTCTGTAAAAGTGACAGTCCAGATGTAGTCTTCCagtcccctaccccaccccagcaCCAGCTGGGAAAAAGGTCAGGGGTCACCCTCCCAACCcaaacccctccccctccatccaAGAACACTGCAACTTGACCACAGCCatctaaaatatttgtttaataacaacaacaggaaaaaaaacaacaacccacagAACTATTGTAAAACAATATTCTCAGTCGGTGATCATTGTAATATACAATACAAAACAATTTCCTCAGAAATCTGAGAAGCACCAAAcgtgaccattttttaaaatgtctgcttttcaaaaaatagaaacacacgggggggggggtaaacTCCCCCAAGTCTCTGGTGGCTGATAGGTGTGGAGGGAAGGTCGGCCTGCCCTGTCAGTCCCCCCAGCCCTGGGCTGGATCCAGCATGAGCCCGAAGGCCGCTGATGTCAGTCTTGTTTCTCCCCAGTTgcgacggcggcggcggcgaggcGCTCGGGAGGGTCAGAGAGCGCTTATTCCTCGCCCCCCTTGCAAGGCTGGGGTCCATGGGTCCCGGAGGACGGCGCTTCAGCGACACAAGATGCGATCGTCGGCTGGAACACATGCCGCCTGTgaatgagggagagaagaggtgagGCCGACGGGTTGGAGGGGACAAGGCTGCAAGCCACCTCTTCCCCAGCAGCCACGAGAAGGAGCGTTTCTTCTGATGTCTTTGGGAACCTTTACAGAGTCAGGGACCCGAAAGGATGGGTTAGACGTAGAGCAAAGTCCCCCCTCCCtttccgggcctcagtttcccccatctgtaaaataactCGGACCTCACCTCGGTCGCCAGGGCGCTGATCTCGCCGTTGAGGGTGCTGAGCGGAGCCCGAGCGGGGAGCCCCCGGCCCCCGGTGGTCCCGACTTGAGATTCCGAGTTCAGTTCTAACTCCAGGTCCCAGATGTAGTCGATGACGTGTTGGAGGATCTCCACCCTGCTCACCTTGCGGTTCTGGGGCAAGGTGGGCACCAGCTCCTTGAGGCGCGAGTAGCAGCCGTTCATGTCGTAGAGCAGCACGTTGACCTGCTGCTCGTCGAGCAGAGCGGGAAGGCGCGTCCCGGGGCCGCCCGCGCAGCGCGAGATGGCCACGCTCTGCTCCGACAGGCAGCGCACCACCTCCCCGGCGCCGCCCGTAGCCTTGCCGGCCTTCAGCGCACAGCTGGGGCCCGCGGCGGCCGCAGCGCTGCCACTGGCGACCTTCATGGTTCTAGCGTCTATCGGGGGAAGAGAGCGGAGGCAGGAGCTAGACGTGCGGTAGGAGGTCTAAGCGTTAAAAGAGACGGTTGTAAAATGCGCGATCCAAACCCCACAGCCGGATTATTATAAAGACGCCGCGTCCCCTCCCCGAGGGGCGGGCTCAAACGTTCAAAAGCAGCCAATGGGAAACGTGGAGGCGTGGCCTGGAGCGTCTCGGCCCCGCCTCCTGCTCTACTAAGTGTACCCTAGAGTGCGTGGAAGGGGGACCCGAGACTCAAGAACTGAGGGAGTGGGAAGGCACGGAACAGGGTGACCAGTGGAGGCGAAGGCTACCTTGGACTTCTCGACAAGGAGGCTAAATCGATATTGCCGATAACGAAAAGAATCAGTTTTCCCTGGTTCCTTTTTTCACCTCTCTAGCCCTATCTTACTGATGAGAGAAACTGAGGGGAGTCCCTGTAAAGAAGCGGCTAACTCGGGGCCGCCCAGAGAACCTGGGCTTTTGGATCCTGTTGGAAGATGACCTGCGGGACTCTTgatctcctttagcactctgcaccAGGGCTGGTCTCTCTTTCCCGGTTCCCAGAGTGTGTCGTTAGTTAATATTCCTGGGACCGTGGGGACCTACCAGGCCCCTCGGGGCAGGAGCAGTTAATTTGGGAAAGTCTTCCTCTAGAACTGGGGACTGGGCCTCTGAGACCCGAACCAAATAGAAGGCCCCCAGAGTGGGGCTGCATCTCCTAATTCTACCCTGAGTTTGCAGCCCCCTGCAAAAATTCCTTAAATCTCCATCAACTAGtgattttcacatttttctcccttttttggctgctttttcctttttccccctcaaaGATTTCGGGTCAGGGTCTCCCACGACGCGGCAGCTGCGGATCGAGTCCCCCTCCCTAtgtcccatttccccctccccccgccgaGCTTCCCTGGCTGGTCTGTGTCAGCGTCTGAACAAGAGGCTCAGACCGTTAGACGCCAAACCCGTGACGTCACCCATTCATAAAACCTGGATGGGCTGTCAGGTTGGCGCCGCGCGGGCGGTCGCCATGGAGACGGCAAACCGGGCTCCGCGCGCTC
This genomic interval carries:
- the ID1 gene encoding DNA-binding protein inhibitor ID-1, with protein sequence MKVASGSAAAAAGPSCALKAGKATGGAGEVVRCLSEQSVAISRCAGGPGTRLPALLDEQQVNVLLYDMNGCYSRLKELVPTLPQNRKVSRVEILQHVIDYIWDLELELNSESQVGTTGGRGLPARAPLSTLNGEISALATEAACVPADDRILCR